GTGTTTCAACATGAGTGAGTGTTTTATATGCAACAATTGTAAGTATATAGTATAAAGTGTATTTGCGATAGTATGATCAcgaagaataaaaacaaaaagtcgtgttgagaagaaaaaaaagaacgtaAGTGTCAAAAAGTGTGAAAGCGAAGGAGTAGAGTGGGGTCTCTTCACCGCAACCACAAAAGGGATCCGAAGAAAATTCCTAACAGAACACTAGAACAGAATCCATTTTTTTCAACATGTCCAATTTATTTACgtgttctctctcactctctatcTACCCAACTTCTTCGAATACTtcaatgagttttttttcttcttttcttattttggtaagtctgttttttgtgtgttagaATATCGTAGTCATACCTAATATATGCAGTTTGTTTTGAACTAGATTGGTTGaccaaaatattacaatatattatgaaaagtttagtttggtttgtcAAATCTTTGATCACTGATTCTCATTAGAGTGTACGTAGTCGGGGACACAGGTCATGGAATTTTATTATACGAGTAAACATTATCGCTATGAAATTTAGACAGCTAAGGTTACGTCCAAGaaggccaaaaaaaaaggatgaaaatttttataagatcggggaaagaaaatgaaaatgcaaTACAATACAAATGCATAATAGAGTagtaatatttcaaataatagaGTTTTTGGAACTTATTGATCACGGGAGATCACCTGGCATAATTATAGTGGCCACAcgacttaaaattaaaaagataatcattttgttttcttagatATTGACATAAGAGATGTATATGAGTATATGACCCGCCTCGTTGGTTTCCATAAGATTCCAACAAATATGAAAGAGACCTAGTAACTAATCACATACTGTATTTGATAACTTATACTATTGAGCTTAAACTTTTAGATCTATGTGCttgaatgaatatataaatcACACTAGCTACATAACGTTAACGTCATAAccaatttaaaacaaaaaaattcacacATGAAAGATTTTCTATACGTTTAATCATTACCTAAGACATCTcacagttcttttttttttttaatcaatcaaactatcaaagTGTTAATGAATTAAAAACAAGCTACAAATTCACgaaatttatacaaaattaaCATAAGTTTTGTCCTTGTATATATGAACTGATCTCATTAATTACATCcattataattagtcaatagttatataaatttataattattgtgAGGCGTATCTCCCACACAAGTCACAACACTCTTAACATatctatagtctatatatacTCTATAGTCATTAgccaatacaaaaaaacaacaaaatcttaGTAATTTCCACAATCATATGCAATTAATTGAAAAATCTCCACATTAAATAAGACTTTTNtttttttttttttttttttttgtaaaactagtgtgtgttttttttcttttctataatgttttaaataaaatactacTAGTATGATGTGGTTTTATTGAAAATGGactgtcaaaagaaaaaaagaaaaaaaaaagagagagagagagagccaggCTGGCATTTTCTCTCCGATGATTGCTCGTGGGTCCTGTTGTCTTCACTGTCTAAGCACATGCGCTTCTCTGCTTACGTGTCCTATTCGCATTTACACTTATTcgtatttttcctttttccaaaaCTATTAAACCTACTTGCTCTAGTTTATAAAACAAACCTTGGTTAATTAGTCTGTAAGCTTACTACTAGTCTACATCTCATATTTACGAAATCAACTGTAATGTTAGATatattagataatttttttaaatagtagtAATACTTGCGTAAGAGTAAGATATATACACGCAACTGATTAAGATGAACAAAGGGTTTCGTATTTTAGTAGTAAACTATTACTGACTTCGTAATCCATTATTAGTTTTATCCGCCGTTTGTAAATTAATCACTTtgacagaaatatatatattttatttgttttaaaacagTAAATCCAAACGGCTGCTTGCTCAAATCAAAACAGACCACATGAGCTCCATGTGTCGTTTGAACACATCTTattctttcttcgtcttctctatctctatctaCTAGCTAGTATAAAAATCTTtgctattttttaaaatcaaaatttgttagCATTTGATCATTTGTTTGTATATTGATGTTACTAAAGACGAAATCAGTAGTggtgcatatatatacaaataattcttaatttggttttagtaaATTCATAACGTATAAAATAGTCGTGTCGGCAGCAAGATACGTTGTTCCAGTCGTCCAACACTGATGAAATCTGTCGAACtatttagttaattttgataaaaatatgattacaGTGAATACAGTATAAACAGCTACGAGACAAAATCATaagataaaaacattataacaaaacaaaactaactcCTAGTATCATTATTAACTCTCTCTCTTAAGTTTAAAGGAGGAGAGTGATGTCTTTGTTAAGCTAAAATAAAGCACCAGGAGCATCTTTGGTcctttttatgtaaaatttaatgttttactACCGGGATCAAACAAACTGGTACTAATgatagattttaaattattaatattaatagcAAATTTTTCCAACAAAACAGTAAgtgtttaaacaaataataacatgtACTTTGGCTTCGGgactctcttgcttcttcttcttctcttcatctcctccttctcccttctcgtcttttaatttttttttttatattttttttgttctctcttgcGACTTTTCTCCTTCCCTCATCAGGAACTTCTTAAGTTTCTGAGTCTATGAAGATGCCAGTAAGTACGtttctcccttttctttttctttccttgttgaatctttttttttagttttggtacTAATGAGTTTTGCTTTGGACGAATCTCTTATGTGTTGTTATACTTTAATTctatgattcttgttttttttgttggtaaagaaaattatatggaATCTAGATTATCTTCTGGATTTCTTCTTGTGTTATTTGTTTGTAATTGAGACTTCTTCCAGTCTCAGCAGCCAAATCTAGAAATCTCTCTtagattcctctgtttttttttttgtacttactggttctgtttcttctatCTTCTTGGATCTTCATGTCAGTGACTTTTGTATATGCTGCTGATGCTCCTGGTTTGTATGCAAAGTTTATGAACTCTCTGGCTGTTTCTTAGATTTTTCCAAGAATAGAAATATATGATCAGATTACTTAATGTTTTTCATCAGATATAATTCTTatcaaaacgttttttttttaaacttctcaCAAATATAATTGTCATTAGTCATCACATccatattttgttagatttattgaaattttcatCAGTTTCGATCCGAATTTTATCGAATTTTAGACTGATTGTTTTAAGCTGTAATAATGCAGGTGGCATTGGTATGGCTACTGGCATTCAGTATTCTACTGATAGGAGGAGAAGGCAGTAATGCTGTCTGCAAGGAGAGTTTCAAGTTAGACCCTAGACCGCACAGCGTTTCGATCCTCGAGTTTGGAGCGGTTGGAGATGGAAAGGCGCTGAACACGCTTGCTTTCCAGAACGCTATTTTCTATCTCAAGTCCTTTGCGGATAAAGGCGGTGCTCAACTTTACGTTCCACCAGGGAAATGGCTCACGGGAAGCTTCAATCTCACGAGCCATCTCACTCTCTTCTTGGAGAAAGGAGCAACTATTCTTGCATCACCGGTATGGTCTCTTGCAAACTCTGTTTATGCTATTTCGCTGAGCTTTGTCGTGTTTGCGTTTGGGGTATCGGAACAAAAACTAACAACAgttaaatacataaaacatCACTTGTATCGTTCTTTTGGAAGCAAGATTCATTTCTCGTTTAGGAAGGCTCTCTGTAGACAAGTTCAGTGTTTTTGAATTGGTTAAGATGGTAACACTGTTTCTCTTATGTTGCTAATGTTCTAGGATCCATCGCATTGGGACGTTGTCAGTCCTCTACCGTCCTATGGTCGTGGAGTTGAACTTCCTGGAAAGCGGTACAGAAGTTTGATCAACGGAGACAATCTAATAGACGTAATCATCACcggtaaacaaaaacaaacttataCGCATCAATACCTAAAAATACTCTGGCTTGACAACAtttaagacttaaaaaaacTTCTTTACTTTTGGCAGGTGATAACGGGACATTTGACGGTCAAGGTGCAGCGTGGTGGGAGTGGCTTGAGTCAGGGTCCTTAAACTATAGCCGACCTCATATCATCGAATTCGTCTCCTCCAAAAACATCCTCATATCGAATCTAACCTTCTTAAACGCACCCTCGATCAACATTCACCCGGTTTATTGCAGTCATGTTCATATCCACAAAGTTTTGATCGAAACATCAGTTGATTCACCATACGTTCTCGGTGTTTCACCCGGTAAGTCATGTTTTACCCATCAACTCCGTTAAGTTACCGTTCCAAAACActaatatctttttcttttttactttcagATTCTTCAGACAATGTTTGTCTCGAGGACTCAACGATCAACGTTGGCCACGACGCTGTCTCTCTCAAAAGTGGTTGGGACCAATACGGCATAAACTACGGCCGTCCAACCACAGCAGTTCATATTCGAAACCTCAGCTTAAAGTCTCCAACAGGCGCCGGAATCTCCTTCGGCAGCGAGATGTCAGGGGGAATCTCTGACGTGACCGTCGAGCATCTTAACATACACGGCTCACTCGTAGGCATAGCCTTCAGAACCACCAGAGGCAGAGGAGGTTACATCCGTAACATCACAATCTCTAGCATCGATCTCTCTAGCGTTGACACAGCCATCTTCGCCAGCGGACACATCGGGTCGCATCCGGATGATAAATTCGACCGGGACGCACTCCCAGTCGTGACACACATCAGCATGCGGAATATCACCGGACAGGATATAGGATTGGCCGGAAACATCACCGGGATAGGAGAAGCTCCGTTCACGTCGATATGTCTCGCGGATATTCATTTACAAACACGTTCAGATTCTTGGGTTTGCTCCAACGTCTCTGGTTTCTCAGATGACGTAACACCGGAGCCTTGTTCAGAGCTCATGAGTTCTCCATCGTCGtgctttggtggtggtggtagcaTATACGGTGGAGATGCGGCGGCTCAGTCGTGGTAATTATAGCGAAGTAATAAACGGGTGATGAAGAAAAGGAGAGTGAGGTGGGAGTTTGGTTTACGTACGATACGATtggatttttcaaatttttttgtcaataagtTCATAAATTTGTTGTCAGAGCGagaggataaaaaaaaagaaaggagaattACGTTTAAAGTGGTGAGTTTGAAGAACAGAGCGAGCTTCTTCTATTGTTATTATGTACAGTTTCCATTTCTTTCATTCATGGTGTAACAAGAATTCATCCTTCTTTGTtaatgtgaagaaaaaaaattatattatcatttGTGAATTGACTAATCACCAAAGACTACTACTAAATCAAGTTTTATACTTCACAACTGATCTCTTGTATGAGTTATGAACATGAGAGGTGTCGTAAGATAGTAACACATTCGGATGACCAAAACACAACAATATGGGATTGGATTCTCAGAACAAGGAGTCCCTTAAGAAAATAGGAACTGGTTGAAACCCATTTGTTTGTTCTGTCTCCGTGTTTCTCTCAATCCTTTTTTACTCGTATATGTTCCAACAATCTCATTTAAGTTAGAAATCATTATGTAAGCATTGACAATGTAGATCTAGAACCTGTCATTGCAGTTTCCAACTCTCTCAACATACCGAAGTTTGTGGCTGTGATCTACCGTCTTCATGGTTGGCTTTTTGTTTGCTTGGTACGGTCTCTAACCATCTTTTTCCCACACAACATTTTCCCGAGTTTATCTccctctttctttctcaaatctTGTCTACAAAAAATGCACATTCTTAAGGTACCAGTAAGTCAGACATTGCAAAACACCGATCGGCTTGCTTGTTGCTTCTTTACATTTCACTACACACacattcaaaaaaacaaacaactgaCAAAATGGCGATTCCCGGTTCAAACAACCGAAACCAATCTCACATTTCGTGTCTCAAACCATCGGCTTGCATGAgcatcaaagaaagaaaaggctGTTACGAGCGGCTTGGGCGGTTGCAGATCATTTTCCCGGATTTTATAAACTTCCTTTCTCGTAACCATTCGCTATGGAGGTGGTTTTAGCAACAGTTAATCGTAACTACCATCTACTGATTAAGAAATTATCCATTTTCATGCGTTTATTTTTTCTGGTGAGATTAATTTAGTGAcaacatattttctttgtataaTGAGAGCAACTCAAGTTTtgtctatatatttttcttcaaaacctTTGCAACTGAATTAACAATTTCTGAATGCATATATTGTGTTAGGCCAATATTTGTCCCATCTTGTTGAGAGGTTGGCAGAAGGAAAAAAGTAAAGGAGGACTCGTGCGTGCGCGTGTCACAATGTTGCTGCGGTTAGTTTcgttgtatctctctctctctctctctgtgtggCTTCCATATCTTTTCTTCTCCCACATTGACACGTGGCTCATCCTTGTAGCCGTTGACCCCACTGTCTGTTCTCccactcttgttttttttttttgcgtacaCTCAAACAGTtctgtaagaaaaagaaattactaAACGTTATGGGCACATAATAGGACACACATCAAGTAGATGAATATAGAAAGTTGTGTTGTGTAACATATAACGCCACAGTCTATTTGGGGCGCATTCAATAATTTGGTTATCGGAATTTACTTCTCAAAATCCATATGGATTCATTATTAGGAAGAATGGTGCGCgtgaattaatattttgataccTCCTtcattttttccataaaaaaacATTCTCACGTacaccagaaagaaaaaaaaaaacttaaaaaactataaataaactCCATTAGACCATTAATTACGTgattcaaacaaaatacttacaatacaaaatattttaatttgttttagtcACATGCTATCGATTCTGAAAGATTCATACATGTATAATAATTTTGGATAAATAAATTCCTCGTATATCATCAAGTTACAGTTTTAAGTTGTAACgcatttgtgtgttttggataagtatattttgattatcCAAGTTTTGATGGGTACATCATTTTCCATTAGGAAATCTGATAAGTTTTCAGTCatttaataagatatatatacaaataacatAAAGCTCAATAGGTGTGCAAATATTAGTACTCAAttctaaagtttttttgtttctgcatAAAAAGCTGAAACATTTGCGTTCTACAAAACCTTTTTTAGTGACATGGACCTATAGTTGGtacttgaaataaaaaaatataataagaatataTGTATACCATGTCTGTCTAAGCAcgataaagtaaaaatatatacataaaaaacgCAAAAAGCTCATCGTAAGAGTAAAAAACTTTTTACAGAGAATATACGGTTTCTTTCTTGGGACCTTCTCCATTTTATAGCTTTTTGCGCagttaattttttagtttttataatcataatttttgttGTACATACTAGTAGTATATcgtacataaattaaaaaaaaaaagtatatcgtacataagcaaaagtaaaaaaaaaaagcggttGAACAAAAAAGCTATGACAAACATGGATCAGTAAATATTAAATCTACTagtgatagatagatagatctcttcaaaaattaaaatccaagcTTTCGTGGTAGAATAAGTAGTGTTTGAggataaagttttttttgtttcttttcttttttttaacttactAATTTACTAGTGTTGgaataggaaaataaaaaacaaatgaagacAACGATAGATGGAGAGGTCGATGCACAAAAGGTGCGACTGATCTTATCCATTTCTCGTGGACACGTGTCGCAATAGGGAAAGCTTCTCAGCAAcgtgatttatttgtttttttcattttcttattactAATTAAATGCCTTTtcatttattgattttataagtttataataacTAAATGATATAATATCATCTTAACACATGTATTTCCAGTGATATATAAGTTGATAgttcataaaaataaagaaatgctTCA
The Camelina sativa cultivar DH55 chromosome 15, Cs, whole genome shotgun sequence DNA segment above includes these coding regions:
- the LOC104746020 gene encoding probable polygalacturonase: MKMPVALVWLLAFSILLIGGEGSNAVCKESFKLDPRPHSVSILEFGAVGDGKALNTLAFQNAIFYLKSFADKGGAQLYVPPGKWLTGSFNLTSHLTLFLEKGATILASPDPSHWDVVSPLPSYGRGVELPGKRYRSLINGDNLIDVIITGDNGTFDGQGAAWWEWLESGSLNYSRPHIIEFVSSKNILISNLTFLNAPSINIHPVYCSHVHIHKVLIETSVDSPYVLGVSPDSSDNVCLEDSTINVGHDAVSLKSGWDQYGINYGRPTTAVHIRNLSLKSPTGAGISFGSEMSGGISDVTVEHLNIHGSLVGIAFRTTRGRGGYIRNITISSIDLSSVDTAIFASGHIGSHPDDKFDRDALPVVTHISMRNITGQDIGLAGNITGIGEAPFTSICLADIHLQTRSDSWVCSNVSGFSDDVTPEPCSELMSSPSSCFGGGGSIYGGDAAAQSW